A window of Cyprinus carpio isolate SPL01 chromosome A6, ASM1834038v1, whole genome shotgun sequence genomic DNA:
ATCCTCTGGAGTTTGTCCAAGACTCTGGAATATCTGGTTGTAATTCTTCAAGTAGATGTTGGTAAACATATCTGCTGTCACTTTATCAGCTTTGGAGAGGTCTATCTTCACGCCTTCCTCAAACACCTTACGTTCAAACTCTGTGATGACGGGTCCTGGTTCAATGAGGCTGATACTGCACAGATGCAAATACAATATACATACAATTACAACTTAAATGTGGTGGACAATGctttaaaatcatgaaattaCTGCTGCAATATATTATCATAAACAAGCAAACTGAGCTCTTTTAAATTTGTAAACTTTGAGTAGTTCTAGTCATAAAAAAGCTACCATAGGAAAGATGAAGCAATGTGGTTCATGTCCACTCTGTCTAGATTCATgctcaaatgaataaatgtaaacgtACTCCTGTGAGGTGGGGTATTTGGGACTATTCAATGCTTGGACCCCTATGTATTAGTGCGATCACTTACTTCAGATTAAATCTCAAAGCTTGAACTGCCAGACTCTCACAGAATCCTTCAACAGCAAACTTGGAAGCAGCATAAATGTCATTAAACAAAATACCTGTGTACATGAATACGACAGTGATTAGAGATGGTAAGCCCTGTTTGAATCCTCTCAGAGCTCCTTTAGTCATGGTTGTTAATCCTATAAGTACTCTAAGTTGGACCTTTCACCCACTGTAATAAAGAGCTCAAATGCAAATATCAGCTTAAGAGAACCAGGCATTAATTAAAGCTGGTTGTTGTCCAATTTAAACAACTTACCCTGAATCCCCATCACACTGCTGATTACCACTATGTGGCCACTTTTTCTCTTCTTCATACCAGGCAGAATCTCCTTCAAGAGTCGCACAAGCCCAAAGAAGTTAGTGTCCATGACAGTTTTCATCTCATCAATGGTCTGACACTCAATGGGGCCAATCATTCCCATTCCAGCATTACTAACTGAAACACAGAGAACCGAAGGGTAGTGATTCTTAGATAAATTCAAGCCTTGaatattgtcctttttttttacGGTTTTCATATTTGCAACTTTGAAAGCATTGTGTACTTTTTGATTGTATCTCATAAActgctgggattttcatgcacagtTCACAACGCATCCAGTAAGAAGCAATTGTGTGTGTAATGATACCTTCTGAGAGATCTGTGGTTAATGGCCAGGCAGATTAAAGGTAACAGGAAGGAACTGAATCATGTTGTGTTACAGTGCTATGCAGTAGAGCAATGCTGAATGCAAAATGTTGAATCTTGAAATGGATAGACTACAGCAGCAGAAGCCCAAATTCGCTTCTACTCTTGTTAGAACAGTGGACTGAATGTACTCTAATGGCCAAATGTACAGCAACTGCACTATGTTATAAAGTCTGCATAGACCAGAATCTCTAATTTACCCAGGTTCTTGTTATATCCATGCCACAAAGAATTCAGGCTGTTCTATGCCAATATGATATGCAGACTGGCTCTTTTAAAAGCAGGACTTCCGTTTATACagcatattacaatatattatggCTTTTCACGCTTCTTTGTGTCATTCTAAAACCCCGGGTAAATAGAATCCTGGGTTTTCTTGCTTTATGTTTCATACTGTTCACAGGCAACTTCACTTAGTGTTTAAATTAATCCGGAGTGTTCAGTAGCTGACGTTTCATACTGTCCTATTGCTAAACCcctgtaaaaaatattatgtttacataatgGCTCTAGCATCACATTATGCGTTCATTCAATTAATAACACGTACAccttaaatattcaaataagcaTGTTAACGTTTAAGTTTaagaatgtacagtgtgaaatgCTAGTTTATAAATACCCAGGATTATTATTAACCCTTGGTAAATTATGAACAGTGTGAAACAATATAACCCTGGATTCCGTTATGAGGTAGTCACATACAAACTATGcatgttaaaataaagtaatactgTTTGTGCTCTTTATAACAAAGTATGATAAGGTTGCGGAATTGTTTTGCACACAGTATTAAACAGTCctgaaaagtcctgaaacttccACCATCACAACTCTGATatgaataatgttaataaaataaaataaacaattacaccttaacaattaaatttttagaaAGCACATACTTTGCAGTCAAAATGagcctaaaatgcaaaataataagccTGATTAGGAATGGCAAAGATCCATTTCCAAAAGCATGaacataaaattactttaaaataaaataatttgaaaagttGTAATTACTTTATTTGGATCTGTGTACTATTTGCAGTATAGTAACAATTTACTTTTcgcagtttgattttttttttcttttttttttggtgaattgtagGCCTATTAATAAACTAAGGTAAATTTGATCCTCAAACATCATTGTAATTACTAAGTGTGATATTAATATTGTCCCCTTTTATAATTTGTAGATAATCACAAGTGAGATTTCACTGAACTAGGAAATGTCCttggttttcatttcagaaatctggtcactATAGTTTAGAATGAAGATAATCCGGGGTTAAGGGCAGTGTAAAGAGCCCTGCGTATTACAATTATGACCGTACAGCGATCTGTGCATGGTATGCAGGGAAAATAGATATTATGGCTACAGAGTTAAAtcattgcatttgtgttttaatgtaagaAATTCATCTAGGAAACACTTACTGAGAATGTCAACACTGCGCATCGGCAGGTTGTCCACACAGGCTTTGATAGATTTCTCATCACACACGTCGAGCTGCTTGATCTCCAGGGTCCTGCCCAATGTACGACCTGCTGCCTCCACCAGAGCTTCACTTTTAGCCAGGTTCCTCATGGTCGCATACACTGCCAAAGCCAAAACATTTAGCTGAACTTTCCTTTGAACTAGTCTGCTAATAAGTGATTTCAACTAACAGATGGAGAACATAGTCATCATGTGGTAACAAAAGAACTTATTGTCTTCAACCAGTAATAGTGGAAAATAGAAATCTATCTaggtttttgacattttgttgatAAACAGAAAATAGCATCTTTTGAAGAAAAAGTACTACAAAaagcaaactaaacaaaaaacttgGTTTACCCCACCATTATACTACTATTGATAACTTATGGGCCTTACCCATAAATCTCTTCTTCTCATCTTTGGCGAGACGAACCGCAAGTGCCAATCCAATGCCAGAAGAGCAACCAGTGATCAGTACAACCTTCTGATTCATGGCTGCTTTTTCTGATGATACGGTGAGACAAAGAACAAGAAGCAAATGAAGGCTAAGGAGAACTGGAAAGAAGATAAGGAGACAGAATGAGTGAGAGCTTGAGAGATGAGCTAAAACACTGTCTAATCCAAAGCATAAAGACTCAGCAGAATGATCCACGTGTCACTCCAGTCTAGACATGTGGTGGGCAATATGTAACATTAAGACTGCTGGGACACAAGGTCTATACACCACTGTGATCTAAAAGAAATATCGGATAAAACACAACATCATTTACATATCATTCAAAAGgctgtttttttagtttattatgccatcaaaaaaataaacaaacatatataaatatcattctaataagctTAACCAAATAATAAgtaacatttctattattatcacAGCTGAAAACAGTTGGGAAGATTGATAGTTTTGTCAAAacgtgataattttttttcttctccaggattctttgatgaataggaagttaaagaacagcatttacagcacaaaatatgaaatataatttttaatgatgtaaaagtctttactgcgactttttatctatttaatgtatccttgctgaataattatTATGctgaataataaaagtatttaaaaaaaatgtaccaacCCCACATCAACAAACACGTAACTCAGtagtattttattagtttttattattattattatatacggggaatcatataataataaaaagaagaattgTAGAAACATTTAGCAAActacaaaatattttcagataattGAATTGGCTTATTTATGAGGCATTATCAATACACATGTAGAGTTTTTAACAATTCATTGGCACTAAGTTGTCGAATACAGACAAATGTTGTCttgcttataaaaaataaaaaactacattttccatttccatttcttttaaaaaatcataaagacCATGTAGGTGAAAA
This region includes:
- the zgc:109982 gene encoding retinol dehydrogenase 8, translated to MNQKVVLITGCSSGIGLALAVRLAKDEKKRFMVYATMRNLAKSEALVEAAGRTLGRTLEIKQLDVCDEKSIKACVDNLPMRSVDILISNAGMGMIGPIECQTIDEMKTVMDTNFFGLVRLLKEILPGMKKRKSGHIVVISSVMGIQGILFNDIYAASKFAVEGFCESLAVQALRFNLNISLIEPGPVITEFERKVFEEGVKIDLSKADKVTADMFTNIYLKNYNQIFQSLGQTPEDVAEHTFKMITMENPPFRHQTNSLYTPMTTLKYADPNGDLPIETFYKMVFEHDKVFNASLNFLKLLRWRSRKSFTLDKDKNAS